Proteins encoded in a region of the Pirellulales bacterium genome:
- a CDS encoding ImmA/IrrE family metallo-endopeptidase, protein MEIALKPPRREIATGDRTRFAVKIAFLPDPDAGAAATREESLSWAAFQLWAGGHNLCSHIELNEPLDSVHWYMVSVLEWFTSNWDFLFHEEKMPGGTTTRDAWLGFANRELPPANVDEEEWEIKRYNWWSRHCLLSARDGGILPEIFFRRWQDLIEISWGDAALAGRPEHFSFEATPGYVRLDPSDVASTLYDVLERSAQHLAECAPESERFSQLVKDVQRLRTSDHRRRLGLLAGIDPGSEDDAALRWQDVEGYFPAELPGEIRSAVFGTEDEKLVVRGSCHAALMFGSAAPTITKDDATLLAGKLVAFYSPDGESPRLRQFHRNEPIERSDQLAWRQGYSLAEELLDELGWPLEGNAVDVEKIYDEFGIGIEEIGLQDRAVRAVAIAGPKHKPAVLINENYEATAVEPRRFTLAHELCHILHDRSYGDRLAIMSGPWAPSDVEPRANAFAAMLLMPKPLLDKALRALTVPISTSDGVWEVANRLATSFSATLEHLTNLRFISEVTRDAIRGEVVSRAWPNAPQ, encoded by the coding sequence TTGGAGATCGCATTGAAGCCACCCCGCCGCGAAATCGCGACCGGAGATCGAACGCGATTTGCCGTCAAGATCGCATTCTTGCCCGACCCAGATGCCGGGGCCGCCGCCACGCGCGAAGAAAGTCTGTCGTGGGCTGCATTTCAATTGTGGGCCGGTGGCCATAATCTCTGTAGCCACATCGAGCTCAATGAGCCCCTCGACTCGGTGCATTGGTACATGGTCTCCGTGCTCGAATGGTTTACATCCAATTGGGATTTTCTGTTCCATGAGGAGAAAATGCCGGGCGGCACCACTACGCGCGACGCCTGGTTGGGGTTCGCCAATCGCGAATTGCCACCCGCAAACGTCGACGAGGAAGAGTGGGAGATCAAACGCTATAACTGGTGGTCGCGTCATTGCCTGCTGAGCGCGCGGGACGGGGGCATTCTGCCGGAGATATTTTTCCGGCGTTGGCAAGATCTGATCGAGATTTCGTGGGGCGACGCAGCGCTCGCCGGGCGCCCTGAGCATTTTTCGTTCGAAGCAACCCCCGGATACGTGCGACTCGACCCATCGGATGTTGCTTCGACGCTTTACGACGTCCTTGAGCGATCTGCGCAGCACCTCGCGGAATGCGCGCCGGAGTCGGAACGTTTTTCACAGCTCGTTAAGGATGTGCAGCGACTGCGAACTTCGGATCATCGTAGAAGGCTGGGTCTCTTGGCTGGAATTGACCCCGGTTCGGAGGACGATGCCGCTTTGCGCTGGCAAGATGTCGAGGGATACTTTCCGGCCGAATTGCCTGGTGAGATACGCAGCGCGGTGTTTGGCACCGAGGACGAAAAGCTTGTCGTCCGCGGCTCGTGCCATGCAGCATTGATGTTCGGCAGCGCGGCGCCAACAATCACCAAGGATGATGCGACGCTACTCGCAGGTAAGCTGGTCGCCTTCTACTCACCGGACGGCGAATCGCCGCGATTGCGTCAATTTCATCGCAACGAGCCTATCGAACGCAGTGACCAGTTGGCTTGGAGGCAAGGATATTCCCTCGCGGAGGAACTTCTCGATGAATTGGGATGGCCGTTGGAAGGCAACGCGGTTGATGTCGAAAAGATCTACGACGAGTTCGGCATTGGCATTGAGGAGATCGGCCTCCAGGATCGCGCGGTCCGAGCGGTTGCAATCGCGGGTCCGAAGCATAAGCCCGCCGTCCTCATCAACGAAAACTACGAAGCGACGGCGGTCGAACCCCGTCGGTTTACGCTCGCGCATGAGCTTTGCCATATTCTCCATGATCGAAGTTATGGTGATCGCTTGGCGATTATGAGCGGTCCCTGGGCGCCGTCGGACGTCGAACCCCGAGCAAATGCCTTTGCCGCCATGCTCTTAATGCCGAAGCCGCTGCTTGACAAGGCCCTTAGAGCTCTGACCGTTCCCATATCCACGTCAGATGGTGTCTGGGAGGTGGCGAACCGGTTGGCAACGAGTTTCAGCGCAACTCTTGAACACTTGACGAATCTCAGGTTCATCAGCGAAGTGACACGCGACGCCATTCGCGGTGAAGTGGTGTCACGAGCATGGCCTAACGCACCACAATGA